The Astyanax mexicanus isolate ESR-SI-001 chromosome 12, AstMex3_surface, whole genome shotgun sequence genome window below encodes:
- the lhfpl4b gene encoding LHFPL tetraspan subfamily member 3 protein isoform X2, with amino-acid sequence MQPHATEVARLYQTEFIRSARAVGVLWAVCTLCFAVIEVVILIQPSWVGTRELRYRGGGTPPQTGTLGLFEVCVESDWPVPECRGSLRTLTPLPAFQSPAVLVCMSLTMVWASVGCLCLFRFCNAATVYKICAWLQLTAGFCLALACVLFPDSWECAEMRALCGDSVTSFSSGNCSVHWAYILAMLGVLDAGILSTLAFVLGNRQDALLPDDAKDVTGLLLEA; translated from the exons ATGCAGCCCCACGCGACGGAGGTGGCCCGGCTGTATCAGACGGAGTTTATCCGCAGCGCGCGGGCCGTGGGCGTGCTGTGGGCCGTGTGCACGCTCTGCTTCGCCGTCATCGAggtggtcatcctcatccagccGTCCTGGGTGGGCACGAGGGAGCTGCGCTATCGGGGCGGGGGTACGCCCCCTCAGACCGGGACCCTGGGTCTGTTCGAGGTGTGTGTGGAGTCGGACTGGCCCGTGCCGGAGTGCAGGGGGTCCCTGCGCACCCTGACCCCCCTGCCGGCCTTCCAGTCTCCAGCTGTGCTGGTCTGCATGTCCCTGACCATGGTGTGGGCCAGCGTGGGCTGCCTGTGTCTGTTCCGCTTCTGCAACGCAGCCACGGTCTACAAAATCTGCGCCTGGCTGCAGCTGACTGCAG GTTTCTGTCTGGCGCTGGCGTGTGTGTTGTTCCCGGACTCCTGGGAGTGTGCGGAGATGCGGGCGCTGTGTGGGGACAGTGTAACCAGTTTCTCTTCAGGGAACTGCAGTGTTCACTGGGCCTACATACTGGCCATGCTGGGAGTGCTGGACGCTGGGATCCTGTCCACACTCGCCTTCGTCCTCGGCAACCGGCAAGACGCTCTGCTCCCTGACGACGCCAAGGATG TGACTGGGCTGTTACTGGAGGCGTAG
- the lhfpl4b gene encoding LHFPL tetraspan subfamily member 3 protein isoform X1: protein MQPHATEVARLYQTEFIRSARAVGVLWAVCTLCFAVIEVVILIQPSWVGTRELRYRGGGTPPQTGTLGLFEVCVESDWPVPECRGSLRTLTPLPAFQSPAVLVCMSLTMVWASVGCLCLFRFCNAATVYKICAWLQLTAGFCLALACVLFPDSWECAEMRALCGDSVTSFSSGNCSVHWAYILAMLGVLDAGILSTLAFVLGNRQDALLPDDAKDGEVTGLLLEA, encoded by the exons ATGCAGCCCCACGCGACGGAGGTGGCCCGGCTGTATCAGACGGAGTTTATCCGCAGCGCGCGGGCCGTGGGCGTGCTGTGGGCCGTGTGCACGCTCTGCTTCGCCGTCATCGAggtggtcatcctcatccagccGTCCTGGGTGGGCACGAGGGAGCTGCGCTATCGGGGCGGGGGTACGCCCCCTCAGACCGGGACCCTGGGTCTGTTCGAGGTGTGTGTGGAGTCGGACTGGCCCGTGCCGGAGTGCAGGGGGTCCCTGCGCACCCTGACCCCCCTGCCGGCCTTCCAGTCTCCAGCTGTGCTGGTCTGCATGTCCCTGACCATGGTGTGGGCCAGCGTGGGCTGCCTGTGTCTGTTCCGCTTCTGCAACGCAGCCACGGTCTACAAAATCTGCGCCTGGCTGCAGCTGACTGCAG GTTTCTGTCTGGCGCTGGCGTGTGTGTTGTTCCCGGACTCCTGGGAGTGTGCGGAGATGCGGGCGCTGTGTGGGGACAGTGTAACCAGTTTCTCTTCAGGGAACTGCAGTGTTCACTGGGCCTACATACTGGCCATGCTGGGAGTGCTGGACGCTGGGATCCTGTCCACACTCGCCTTCGTCCTCGGCAACCGGCAAGACGCTCTGCTCCCTGACGACGCCAAGGATGGTGAGG TGACTGGGCTGTTACTGGAGGCGTAG